The following are from one region of the Hymenobacter sp. YIM 151858-1 genome:
- a CDS encoding PAS domain-containing sensor histidine kinase: MSKHPTSASTLAQSVLNVSLAPMALLRPAAPGTADFTVTHLNEAAQRVLQLPAEPNLPLSHCFAALGAQRVLAHCQAAYHSGQPQQALLPAGGAAPAWQLAVQCQHHELTLSFAPAEPAAPGAAAATDYRQLNNRLERLFRHAPTAICMMAGPDFVYQMVNTAYERLFPGRELLGKPLLEAVPEATNHEAYHSLQQVYRTGITHEAQGVLLPVQRTPGGPIENGYFNYIQQASFDEHGRTDGVVVFTYEVTGQVVAQQQMQQFQQELLTLTNAIDQLVWTAKPHGEVDYYNEQWYSYTGSSWQQCRNNGWTTYFHPHDLPRLQQHWHNSLAHGTPYEVEARLRAASGEYRWFLVRALPLRDADGNITRWFGTDTDIHEQKRLQQVLLESEEYFRSMADSLPSMIWVTDPDGQCTYLNRQWYSYTGQQEAEALGTGWLLAVHPNDAAAAEQAFLEANAHRVPFRVVYRLRRHDGQYRWAIDAGMPRYNAAGEYAGIVGTVFDIHERQLAEQALQRLTQQLRTARDEARALNKQLQATNERLVRTNVDLDNFIYSASHDLRVPITNIEGLLDLLEHQLPTAALSSPELAPVLHMMHDSVERFKRTIGYLSEVTKLQKEFDQPPAQVSLAAVFDDVRQDLQPLIEQTGAHLEADLGQCPSVSFSPRNLRSVVYNLLSNALKYRHPERPPHIRIACEVQEHFTVLHVHDNGLGLEPEQQQQLFTMFRRLHGHVEGSGVGLYMVKRSVENAGGRIQVSSEPGVGSRFSVYFPRPTSASPA; encoded by the coding sequence TTGTCAAAACACCCAACTTCTGCTTCAACGCTGGCCCAATCCGTGCTCAACGTGTCGCTGGCGCCCATGGCGCTGCTGCGGCCCGCGGCACCCGGTACTGCCGATTTCACCGTAACGCACCTCAACGAGGCCGCGCAACGGGTGCTGCAGCTGCCCGCCGAGCCCAACCTGCCGCTTAGCCACTGCTTTGCCGCCCTAGGTGCCCAGCGGGTGCTGGCGCATTGCCAGGCGGCTTACCACTCGGGCCAGCCCCAGCAGGCCTTGCTGCCCGCCGGGGGCGCGGCCCCGGCCTGGCAGCTGGCGGTGCAGTGCCAGCACCACGAGCTAACCCTGAGCTTTGCCCCTGCCGAGCCCGCCGCCCCAGGTGCGGCCGCCGCTACCGATTACCGGCAGCTGAACAACCGGCTGGAGCGGCTGTTCAGGCACGCGCCCACGGCCATTTGCATGATGGCGGGCCCCGATTTCGTGTACCAGATGGTGAACACCGCCTACGAGCGGCTGTTTCCGGGGCGCGAGCTGCTGGGCAAGCCGCTGCTGGAGGCAGTGCCCGAAGCCACCAACCACGAGGCGTACCACTCGCTGCAGCAGGTGTACCGCACGGGCATCACGCACGAGGCCCAGGGCGTGCTGCTGCCGGTGCAACGCACGCCCGGCGGCCCCATCGAAAACGGCTACTTCAACTACATTCAGCAGGCGAGTTTCGATGAGCACGGGCGCACCGACGGCGTAGTGGTGTTTACCTACGAGGTAACGGGGCAGGTAGTGGCGCAGCAGCAGATGCAGCAGTTTCAGCAAGAGCTGCTTACGCTTACCAACGCCATCGATCAGCTGGTTTGGACGGCCAAACCCCACGGCGAGGTTGATTACTACAACGAGCAGTGGTACAGCTACACCGGCAGCAGCTGGCAGCAGTGCCGGAACAACGGCTGGACGACCTACTTTCACCCGCACGATTTGCCCCGGCTGCAGCAGCACTGGCACAACTCGCTGGCGCACGGCACGCCCTACGAGGTGGAAGCGCGCCTGCGGGCCGCCAGCGGCGAGTACCGCTGGTTTTTGGTGCGGGCCCTGCCCCTGCGCGACGCCGATGGCAACATCACCCGCTGGTTTGGCACCGATACCGACATTCACGAGCAAAAGCGCCTGCAGCAGGTTTTGCTCGAAAGCGAGGAGTATTTCCGCTCGATGGCCGACAGCCTGCCCTCGATGATTTGGGTAACCGACCCCGACGGCCAGTGCACCTACCTCAATAGGCAATGGTACAGCTACACCGGCCAGCAAGAAGCCGAGGCGCTGGGCACCGGCTGGCTGCTGGCCGTGCACCCCAACGATGCCGCCGCGGCCGAGCAAGCCTTTCTGGAGGCCAATGCCCACCGCGTACCTTTCAGGGTGGTGTACCGCCTGCGCCGCCACGATGGGCAGTACCGCTGGGCCATTGATGCGGGCATGCCCCGCTACAACGCGGCCGGCGAGTACGCGGGCATTGTGGGCACGGTGTTCGATATCCATGAGCGGCAACTGGCCGAGCAGGCCTTGCAGCGCCTTACCCAGCAGCTGCGCACCGCCCGCGACGAAGCCCGCGCCCTCAACAAGCAGTTGCAGGCCACCAACGAGCGGCTGGTGCGCACCAACGTCGACCTCGACAACTTCATTTACAGCGCCTCGCACGATTTGCGGGTGCCCATCACCAACATCGAGGGGCTGCTTGATTTGCTGGAGCACCAGCTGCCCACGGCCGCGCTCAGCAGCCCCGAGCTGGCCCCGGTGCTGCACATGATGCACGACTCGGTGGAGCGCTTCAAGCGTACCATCGGCTACCTGAGCGAGGTTACCAAGTTGCAAAAGGAGTTCGACCAGCCGCCCGCGCAAGTGTCGCTGGCCGCCGTGTTCGACGACGTGCGCCAGGATTTGCAGCCCCTGATCGAGCAAACCGGCGCCCACCTCGAGGCCGACCTAGGCCAGTGCCCCAGCGTGTCGTTTTCGCCGCGCAATTTGCGCTCGGTGGTGTACAACCTGCTCAGCAACGCGCTTAAGTACCGCCACCCCGAGCGCCCGCCGCACATCCGCATTGCGTGCGAGGTGCAGGAGCATTTTACCGTGCTGCACGTGCACGACAACGGCCTGGGCCTGGAGCCCGAGCAGCAGCAGCAGCTCTTCACCATGTTCCGGCGCCTGCACGGCCACGTGGAGGGCTCGGGCGTGGGCCTTTACATGGTGAAGCGCAGCGTCGAAAACGCCGGCGGCCGCATCCAGGTCAGCAGCGAGCCGGGCGTGGGCTCCCGGTTTTCGGTGTATTTCCCTCGGCCTACCAGCGCCAGCCCAGCGTAG
- a CDS encoding Gfo/Idh/MocA family protein, translating into MNAADSRRQFLRQAGLGAALAALAGPGAAAASLAQPLTAAMQNNDQKKLGWAIVGLGKFATEQIMPNFKDCQHSRLVALVSGSPDKARKLAQEYGLQEKNIYSYQNFDSLKDNPEVDVVYIILPNSLHAEYTIRAAQAGKHVLCEKPMATSVEDCQKMIDACQKAGKQLMIAYRCQYEPFNLNAIERIRKGELGKLRFITSDHGRLVKPAEDQADTWRVQKKLAGGGSLMDIGIYSLNAARYFAGEEPVEVTAQVASDPNDPRFKEVEDNVAFTLRFPSGVLAACTSSYSYESVKRGRVFGDKGWLDLDPLSDYDKHTMKIGKPEGKEEPQLKEGNQFAAEIDHLSECIRQNKTPRTPGEEGLRDVRYIMAIYESARKGKAIKV; encoded by the coding sequence ATGAATGCTGCCGATTCGCGCCGCCAGTTTTTGCGCCAGGCCGGGCTGGGTGCTGCGTTGGCAGCGCTGGCCGGCCCGGGCGCTGCCGCTGCCTCGCTCGCTCAACCTCTTACCGCCGCTATGCAAAACAACGATCAGAAGAAACTCGGCTGGGCCATTGTGGGCCTGGGCAAATTCGCCACCGAGCAAATCATGCCCAACTTTAAGGATTGCCAACACTCCCGGCTGGTTGCCCTGGTGAGCGGCTCGCCCGACAAAGCCCGGAAGCTGGCGCAGGAATACGGGCTTCAGGAGAAGAACATCTATAGCTACCAGAACTTCGACAGCCTGAAGGACAACCCCGAGGTGGACGTGGTGTACATCATTCTGCCCAACAGCCTGCACGCCGAGTACACCATCCGGGCGGCGCAGGCGGGCAAGCACGTGCTCTGCGAAAAGCCCATGGCCACTTCGGTGGAGGACTGCCAGAAGATGATCGACGCCTGCCAAAAAGCGGGCAAGCAGCTGATGATTGCCTACCGCTGCCAGTACGAGCCGTTTAACCTGAATGCCATTGAGCGCATCCGGAAGGGCGAGCTGGGCAAGCTGCGCTTTATCACCTCCGACCACGGCCGCCTCGTGAAGCCCGCCGAAGACCAGGCCGACACCTGGCGCGTGCAGAAAAAGCTGGCCGGCGGCGGCTCGCTGATGGACATCGGCATTTACTCGCTCAACGCCGCGCGCTACTTTGCCGGCGAGGAGCCCGTGGAAGTAACCGCCCAGGTTGCCTCCGACCCCAACGACCCCAGATTTAAGGAAGTGGAAGACAACGTGGCCTTTACGCTGCGCTTTCCGAGCGGGGTGCTGGCCGCCTGCACGTCGTCGTACAGCTACGAATCGGTGAAGCGCGGCCGCGTGTTCGGCGACAAAGGCTGGCTCGACCTTGATCCGCTGTCGGACTACGACAAGCACACGATGAAAATCGGGAAGCCCGAGGGCAAAGAGGAACCGCAGCTAAAGGAAGGCAACCAGTTTGCCGCCGAAATAGACCACCTCTCGGAGTGCATCCGGCAAAACAAAACGCCCCGCACCCCCGGCGAGGAGGGCCTGCGCGACGTGCGCTACATCATGGCCATTTACGAGTCGGCCCGCAAGGGCAAAGCCATTAAGGTGTAG
- a CDS encoding T9SS type A sorting domain-containing protein produces MWLGLATLSSTATAQSITIDGNPGDWPAVLNQPNYVSSFKVDANNTGDDQFTNGSQDPDPISGWGWSLGNTNDKGDITNAGAALIGSKLYFFGDRTAINGVAQIGFWFFKNGVGPVTVNGANVFSGSHAVGDLLVLSNFTDGGGNVNITILKWVGSGGNEGGGSLQTVSASLANANAAVNDQGYPVPSYPTWAYTPKSGSGYVQGSFFEGFVDLGNLNLDPCFTNFLLETRNSPSVNASLQDFAGGAFNTKPVAQVNSATRCSADPAVRLTASAQGGLAPLSYEWSGPGGFSATTQSIDVTAQGTYTVIVRGANGCASQPATGNVTVNATPTATAASATLCPATEGGTTATFDLTALENTVKGSQTGVSISWFSDAGLTNAITSPGAYSSATGTVYAKVSNTAAPACAASAAVSLAVNTVAPGSITGGGALCSPFDAPAFGSVGATGSGNVTYKWQQSTTSASAGFTDIGGATDPTYDAPAVTQTTWYRRVATSTLNGVACAATSNVLRVQPNSVSPGEIAGSSTVCVGGDPAAFSSPTAGSGAGNISYQWQRSTTSATTGFADIDGAILATYDAPGPINTTTWFRRVATSTLDGVQCSANSNALQVTPNSISPGSITGGGTGCSPYDAPVFGSVDATGSGDISYQWQQSTTSASAGFANIDGATDAVYDPGAVTQTTWFRRVATSTLNGVQCSDNSNALQVTPNSVVPGSIAGGGALCAPFNPAAFSNASNGSGSAPVTYQWQSKVGAGDWTNIDGATGPTYDAPAVTQTTLYRRVATSTLNGVQCSANSNELTVTPNAVAPGRINGGSTVCVGGDPAAFSNAAPGTGGGIITYQWQRSTTSATAGFADIGGATGETYDAPGPINVPTWFRRVATSTLGGVACSAPSDAVQVNVIVCGVKVCTLTQGGWSNDQGALCNNTSLRRLALINQLLGTTPLTIGIPASLQFPSSRSLTFGANQGQCIVDRMPAGGSAGAFPSGVAYTVDGVAGTCAGIPASILKNGKFNNVLIGQTLALSLNARLSSNLAGIPLSATMTTYSTINCTDNGFLSPTVTRTIAASVLQNLGTSRTVGGLLVLANRALSGQNYTANGATPSFSDISGAVAAINELFDNCRVISVAPSTSSLTASLTTTGPAAAQSVKAEAGLSTSLYPNPASADATITFSVAKSGRTVVEVYNALGARVAKLYDAEVQAGEVKSVTLHGEQLPSGTYFYRVSTAGQSKTNRFSLVK; encoded by the coding sequence TTGTGGCTTGGCTTAGCTACCCTGAGCTCAACGGCAACGGCCCAATCGATTACCATTGACGGCAACCCGGGCGACTGGCCGGCCGTGCTCAATCAGCCTAATTATGTGTCGTCGTTCAAGGTGGATGCCAACAACACCGGCGACGACCAGTTCACCAACGGCTCGCAAGACCCCGACCCAATTAGCGGCTGGGGCTGGAGCCTGGGCAACACCAACGACAAAGGCGACATTACCAACGCCGGTGCGGCGCTAATCGGCTCCAAACTTTACTTCTTCGGCGACCGAACGGCCATCAACGGGGTAGCGCAAATCGGCTTTTGGTTTTTCAAGAACGGTGTTGGCCCCGTTACCGTAAACGGCGCCAACGTATTCAGCGGCTCGCACGCCGTGGGCGACCTGCTGGTGCTCAGCAACTTTACCGATGGCGGCGGCAACGTCAACATCACCATCCTGAAGTGGGTTGGCTCGGGCGGCAACGAAGGCGGTGGCTCCTTGCAAACAGTATCCGCCAGCTTGGCCAATGCCAACGCCGCCGTAAACGACCAAGGTTACCCAGTACCCAGCTATCCTACCTGGGCCTACACGCCCAAAAGCGGCAGCGGTTACGTGCAGGGCTCTTTCTTCGAAGGGTTTGTTGACCTAGGGAACCTTAACCTTGACCCATGCTTCACCAATTTCCTGCTCGAAACGCGCAACTCGCCCTCGGTAAACGCCTCGCTGCAGGATTTTGCGGGTGGTGCGTTCAACACAAAACCCGTCGCGCAAGTAAACTCGGCCACGCGCTGCTCCGCCGACCCCGCCGTGCGGCTTACGGCCTCGGCCCAGGGCGGGCTGGCGCCGCTGAGCTATGAATGGAGCGGCCCGGGCGGTTTTTCGGCCACCACGCAAAGCATTGATGTAACGGCCCAAGGTACTTACACCGTAATTGTGCGTGGCGCCAACGGCTGCGCTTCGCAGCCTGCCACGGGCAACGTAACCGTAAACGCTACCCCCACGGCCACCGCGGCCTCGGCCACTTTGTGCCCCGCTACCGAGGGCGGCACCACCGCTACCTTCGACTTAACCGCCTTGGAGAATACCGTGAAGGGCAGCCAGACCGGGGTGTCGATCAGCTGGTTCAGCGACGCGGGCCTGACCAACGCCATTACCTCGCCGGGCGCCTACAGCTCGGCCACGGGCACGGTATACGCCAAGGTGAGCAACACGGCGGCGCCGGCCTGCGCGGCCAGCGCGGCAGTTAGCCTGGCCGTGAACACCGTGGCGCCGGGCAGCATCACGGGCGGCGGCGCCCTCTGCTCGCCCTTCGACGCCCCTGCGTTTGGCAGTGTGGGCGCTACCGGCAGCGGCAACGTAACTTACAAGTGGCAGCAGAGCACCACGAGCGCCTCGGCGGGCTTTACCGACATCGGCGGAGCTACCGACCCCACTTATGACGCCCCGGCCGTAACGCAAACCACGTGGTATCGGCGCGTGGCTACCAGCACGCTGAATGGCGTAGCCTGCGCGGCTACCAGCAATGTGCTGCGCGTGCAACCGAACAGCGTGAGCCCCGGCGAAATTGCGGGCAGCAGCACCGTGTGCGTGGGCGGCGACCCGGCCGCGTTTAGCAGCCCCACCGCCGGCTCGGGCGCGGGCAACATCAGCTACCAGTGGCAGCGCAGCACCACCAGCGCCACAACGGGCTTTGCCGACATCGATGGCGCTATCCTTGCCACGTACGACGCGCCTGGCCCGATCAACACGACTACCTGGTTCCGGCGCGTGGCCACCAGCACCCTCGATGGCGTGCAGTGCTCGGCCAACAGCAACGCCCTGCAGGTAACCCCGAACAGCATCAGCCCGGGCAGCATCACGGGCGGTGGCACGGGCTGCTCGCCTTACGATGCCCCGGTGTTTGGCAGTGTGGACGCTACCGGCAGCGGCGACATCAGCTACCAGTGGCAGCAGAGTACCACCAGCGCCTCGGCTGGCTTTGCCAACATCGATGGCGCTACTGATGCCGTTTACGACCCCGGCGCTGTAACCCAGACCACGTGGTTCCGGCGGGTGGCTACCAGCACGCTCAACGGGGTACAGTGCTCCGACAACAGCAACGCCCTGCAGGTAACCCCGAACAGTGTGGTGCCGGGCAGCATTGCCGGCGGTGGCGCGCTGTGTGCGCCCTTTAACCCGGCGGCCTTCAGCAACGCGAGCAACGGCTCGGGCTCGGCACCGGTTACCTACCAGTGGCAAAGCAAAGTGGGCGCCGGCGACTGGACGAACATCGATGGCGCTACCGGCCCCACCTACGATGCCCCGGCCGTAACGCAAACCACGCTGTACCGGCGCGTGGCTACCAGCACCCTGAACGGGGTGCAATGCTCGGCCAATAGCAACGAGCTTACCGTAACGCCCAATGCCGTGGCGCCGGGCAGGATAAACGGCGGCAGCACCGTGTGCGTGGGCGGCGACCCGGCCGCGTTTAGCAACGCCGCCCCCGGCACCGGCGGCGGCATTATAACCTACCAGTGGCAGCGCAGCACCACCAGCGCCACCGCAGGCTTTGCCGACATCGGCGGGGCAACGGGCGAAACCTACGACGCGCCCGGCCCGATTAACGTGCCCACCTGGTTCCGGCGCGTAGCCACCAGCACCCTCGGCGGGGTGGCCTGCTCCGCGCCCTCCGATGCCGTGCAGGTAAACGTGATTGTGTGCGGTGTGAAGGTGTGCACGCTCACGCAAGGCGGCTGGAGCAACGACCAGGGCGCGCTCTGCAACAACACCTCGTTGCGGCGCCTGGCCCTCATCAACCAGCTGCTGGGCACCACGCCCCTCACCATTGGCATACCTGCCTCGTTGCAGTTCCCCAGCAGCCGCAGCCTCACGTTTGGGGCCAACCAGGGCCAGTGCATCGTCGACCGCATGCCGGCCGGTGGCTCGGCGGGTGCTTTCCCGAGCGGGGTGGCTTACACGGTTGACGGGGTGGCGGGCACCTGCGCCGGCATTCCGGCTTCCATCCTGAAGAACGGCAAGTTCAACAACGTGCTCATCGGCCAAACGCTGGCGCTCAGCCTGAACGCGCGCCTGAGCAGCAACCTGGCCGGCATCCCGCTTTCGGCCACGATGACCACGTACAGCACCATCAACTGTACCGACAACGGGTTCCTGTCGCCCACGGTAACGCGCACCATTGCCGCCAGTGTGCTCCAGAACCTAGGGACCTCGCGAACGGTGGGCGGGCTGCTGGTCCTGGCCAACCGAGCCCTGAGCGGCCAGAACTACACCGCCAACGGTGCTACCCCGAGCTTCAGCGACATTAGCGGGGCCGTGGCGGCCATCAACGAGCTGTTCGACAACTGCCGCGTGATTTCGGTGGCCCCGAGCACCAGCTCGCTCACGGCCTCGCTCACCACCACCGGGCCCGCCGCGGCGCAAAGCGTGAAAGCGGAGGCCGGCCTGAGCACCTCGCTCTACCCCAACCCCGCCAGCGCCGATGCTACCATCACGTTCTCGGTGGCTAAATCGGGCCGGACGGTGGTTGAGGTGTACAACGCCCTAGGTGCCCGCGTGGCCAAGCTCTACGATGCCGAGGTGCAAGCCGGTGAAGTGAAATCGGTAACGCTGCACGGCGAGCAGCTGCCCTCGGGCACGTACTTCTACCGCGTCAGCACCGCTGGGCAAAGCAAAACCAACCGCTTCAGCTTAGTGAAGTAA
- a CDS encoding universal stress protein encodes MLTLLVLTDFSPVADHALQYAAALAAPAGAHLVLLHVRPSLLSPRAFTAAADYSESQANDLLQQRLRTLPAAVRATCALERGDVGTELATAARRHKASVIVVGRPDLSNTPEELAHTTSLEVLRHVACPLLIVPHNASGTVPPRQVLLAIDDQPLPTTHATQTLQPLLGSAALTVLHVSDEEVTNDPTRAFANAQHAGLTAGFASAQPNGFSGASPAAGIADAAAMLQPDLLLLVARRRSFLGQLFHESVTAAVVREARLPVLVLPEVA; translated from the coding sequence ATGCTCACCCTGCTTGTTCTCACTGATTTTTCGCCCGTAGCCGACCATGCCTTGCAGTACGCCGCCGCGCTGGCCGCGCCGGCGGGCGCGCACCTGGTGCTGCTGCACGTGCGCCCCTCGTTGCTAAGCCCGCGCGCCTTTACCGCCGCTGCCGATTATTCCGAAAGCCAGGCCAACGACCTGTTGCAGCAGCGCCTGCGCACCCTGCCGGCGGCCGTGCGGGCTACTTGCGCCCTCGAGCGCGGCGATGTAGGCACCGAGCTGGCCACCGCAGCCCGCCGCCACAAGGCCTCGGTAATAGTGGTGGGCCGCCCCGACCTCAGCAACACCCCCGAAGAGCTGGCTCACACCACCTCGCTGGAGGTGCTGCGCCACGTGGCCTGCCCCCTGCTGATTGTGCCGCACAACGCCTCGGGCACCGTGCCGCCGCGCCAGGTGCTGCTGGCCATCGACGATCAGCCGCTGCCCACTACCCACGCCACCCAAACGCTGCAGCCCCTGCTGGGCAGCGCCGCGCTTACCGTGCTGCACGTGAGCGACGAAGAAGTAACCAACGACCCCACCCGCGCCTTTGCCAACGCCCAGCACGCCGGCCTCACGGCGGGCTTTGCCAGCGCGCAGCCCAACGGCTTCAGCGGGGCCAGCCCCGCCGCGGGCATTGCCGATGCGGCCGCCATGCTGCAACCCGATTTGCTGCTGCTGGTAGCGCGCCGTCGTAGCTTTTTGGGGCAGTTGTTTCATGAAAGCGTAACGGCGGCCGTAGTGCGCGAGGCCCGCCTGCCCGTACTGGTGCTGCCCGAGGTGGCCTAG
- a CDS encoding phosphatase PAP2 family protein: protein MSAPRLLLLLAGLLPVVAQAQTPRAPTAPPDTIRKYENPGGIPAADKKPWCKGKLVRATVVPAALIGYGVSTINGRGLYSSYDAQRDIQRQFPNFRTRADDILIFVPYLELAAVELAGVETRNDRLNILLVMLKSEAIFAATTFTLKHTTNVLRPDGSTRNSFPSGHTAQAFLAASIVHTEFRDQSQWYGVGAYTIATSVAALRMLNNRHWQSDVVAGAGVGILSAHLGYLTHRNRWGRKPLPGRYSVAPLAYPGAAGLTVVWRP from the coding sequence ATGTCTGCACCCCGATTATTGCTTTTGCTGGCCGGCCTGCTGCCCGTGGTGGCCCAGGCCCAAACGCCCCGGGCGCCCACGGCCCCGCCCGATACCATCCGGAAGTACGAAAACCCCGGCGGCATCCCGGCCGCCGACAAAAAGCCCTGGTGCAAGGGCAAGCTGGTGCGCGCTACCGTGGTGCCGGCCGCGCTTATCGGCTACGGTGTCAGCACCATCAACGGGCGCGGGCTGTACAGCAGCTACGATGCGCAGCGCGACATTCAGCGGCAGTTTCCGAACTTCCGCACCCGCGCCGACGATATTCTGATTTTCGTGCCGTACCTCGAGCTGGCCGCCGTGGAGCTGGCCGGCGTCGAAACCCGCAACGACCGGCTGAACATTCTGCTGGTGATGCTGAAATCGGAAGCCATTTTCGCCGCTACCACCTTCACGCTCAAGCACACCACCAACGTGCTGCGCCCAGATGGCAGCACGCGCAACTCCTTCCCCTCGGGCCACACGGCGCAGGCTTTTCTGGCGGCCAGCATTGTGCACACCGAGTTTCGCGACCAAAGCCAGTGGTACGGCGTGGGCGCCTACACCATTGCCACCAGCGTAGCGGCGCTGCGCATGCTCAACAACCGCCACTGGCAATCCGATGTGGTGGCCGGGGCCGGCGTGGGCATTTTGTCGGCGCACCTGGGGTACCTCACGCACCGCAACCGCTGGGGGCGCAAGCCCCTGCCTGGCCGCTACAGCGTAGCGCCGCTGGCCTACCCCGGCGCGGCCGGCCTTACCGTGGTGTGGCGGCCTTAG
- a CDS encoding TonB-dependent receptor family protein: MPQRVLLLAALLSALGAQAQTPPATDTTRRAVALPEATVIGYGQRLPLRRTAAAVGVVDEQVIRRFNEVSLTQAVNTLPGVRLEERATASYRLSVRGSTIRSPFGVRNVKVYYNDIPFTEASGSTPLNLLDPATLGRIEVIKGPAGSAYGAGTGGVVLLGNRRPLPGEARVQLGLAAGSFGLWRYSAVAETGKEGRTLRAQYTRQELDGYRQNSAQRRDVLALDGELATSEKQTISLSALYTDLDYQIPGSLTRAQLGQNPRQARPRSAAGPGTLEQRAGYRSRTALLGATHEYRFSAAFSNKTTLYTTGSVIRTPFLVDYERNTQVGWGGRTSFGYRTLLAGLPLRLTAGGEVQTAFENSRNYQNQGGTPGPLRYDDEIRTATGFAFGQADWELPYGFLATVGASYNRLRYRIYRVSDAALRPNNYRFERSFRPEASPRVALLKELTPQVSAYASVSSGFSPPTEEEIRPSNGSLNRDLQAERGTSYEVGTRGQLLGNRLRFEVAAYDFRLRQTIVSRTDAQGVQLFSNSGSTRQRGVEVALSGWLWQAPAAAGTTATEAPAAPLGLRAFVSYAYNHYRFGRYESNGNDFSGNRLTGTAPHTLAAGLDFGYSLGFYLSPTTSHQARIPLNDANTEYAAGYWTFAARTGWRRTWFQHLETEVYAGLENATNRRYSLGNDLNAFGNRYFQPAPGRNYYGGATLGWRW, from the coding sequence ATGCCCCAACGTGTTCTGCTGCTTGCAGCTTTGCTGAGCGCCCTAGGTGCCCAGGCCCAAACCCCGCCTGCCACCGATACCACCCGCCGCGCCGTGGCCTTGCCCGAGGCCACCGTAATTGGCTATGGGCAGCGGTTGCCGCTGCGGCGCACGGCGGCGGCCGTGGGCGTGGTAGATGAGCAGGTGATTCGGCGCTTCAACGAGGTGTCGCTGACGCAGGCCGTGAACACGCTGCCGGGCGTGCGGCTGGAGGAGCGCGCCACGGCCAGCTACCGGCTGAGCGTGCGGGGCAGCACCATCCGCTCGCCGTTTGGGGTGCGCAACGTGAAGGTATACTACAACGACATACCCTTTACCGAAGCCAGCGGCAGCACCCCGCTCAACCTCCTCGACCCGGCCACCCTAGGTAGAATTGAGGTGATAAAAGGCCCGGCAGGCAGCGCCTACGGCGCAGGCACGGGCGGCGTGGTGCTGCTGGGCAACCGCCGGCCCCTGCCCGGCGAGGCGCGCGTGCAGCTTGGGTTGGCGGCGGGCTCGTTTGGCTTGTGGCGCTACTCGGCCGTGGCCGAAACCGGCAAAGAGGGCCGCACGCTGCGGGCGCAGTACACCCGGCAGGAGCTCGATGGCTACCGGCAAAACAGCGCCCAGCGCCGCGACGTGCTGGCGCTGGACGGCGAGCTGGCTACCTCCGAAAAGCAAACCATCAGCCTCAGCGCCCTCTACACCGACCTCGATTACCAGATACCCGGCAGCCTCACGCGGGCGCAGCTCGGGCAAAACCCGCGGCAGGCCCGGCCGCGCAGCGCCGCCGGGCCCGGCACTTTGGAGCAGCGCGCCGGCTACCGCTCGCGCACGGCGCTGCTGGGCGCCACGCACGAGTACCGTTTTTCGGCGGCCTTCAGCAACAAAACCACGCTCTACACCACCGGCTCGGTTATTCGCACGCCGTTTTTGGTTGATTACGAGCGCAACACGCAGGTGGGCTGGGGCGGGCGCACCAGCTTTGGCTACCGTACCCTGTTGGCCGGGTTGCCGCTGCGCCTCACGGCCGGGGGCGAGGTACAAACCGCGTTCGAGAACTCGCGCAACTACCAAAACCAGGGCGGCACCCCCGGCCCGCTGCGCTACGACGACGAAATCCGCACGGCCACCGGCTTTGCGTTTGGGCAAGCCGATTGGGAACTGCCCTACGGCTTTCTGGCCACGGTGGGGGCCAGCTACAACCGCCTGCGCTACCGCATCTACCGCGTGTCCGATGCGGCCTTGCGGCCCAACAATTACCGTTTCGAGCGCAGCTTCCGGCCCGAGGCGTCGCCTAGGGTAGCGCTGCTGAAGGAGCTGACGCCGCAGGTATCGGCCTACGCCAGCGTAAGCAGCGGGTTTTCGCCGCCAACCGAGGAGGAAATCCGGCCATCCAACGGTTCGCTCAACCGCGATTTGCAGGCCGAGCGCGGCACCAGCTACGAGGTAGGCACCCGCGGACAGCTGCTCGGCAACCGCTTGCGCTTCGAGGTGGCGGCCTATGATTTCCGGCTGCGGCAAACCATCGTGTCGCGCACCGATGCGCAAGGGGTGCAGCTGTTCTCCAACTCGGGCTCCACGCGGCAGCGCGGCGTGGAGGTAGCCCTGAGTGGCTGGCTCTGGCAGGCACCAGCAGCGGCCGGTACTACCGCCACCGAGGCCCCGGCGGCGCCCCTGGGTTTGCGGGCTTTCGTGAGCTATGCCTACAACCACTACCGCTTTGGCCGCTACGAAAGCAACGGCAACGATTTCAGTGGCAACCGCCTCACGGGCACGGCGCCCCACACCCTGGCCGCCGGCCTCGATTTCGGCTACTCCCTGGGTTTCTACCTCAGCCCTACCACCAGCCACCAAGCGCGCATTCCGCTCAACGACGCCAACACGGAGTACGCGGCCGGTTACTGGACGTTTGCGGCGCGCACGGGCTGGCGACGCACCTGGTTTCAGCACCTCGAAACGGAAGTGTACGCTGGCCTCGAAAACGCCACCAACCGGCGCTACAGCCTCGGCAACGACCTGAACGCTTTTGGCAACCGCTACTTTCAGCCCGCACCGGGGCGCAACTACTACGGCGGCGCTACGCTGGGCTGGCGCTGGTAG